A single Natranaerobius thermophilus JW/NM-WN-LF DNA region contains:
- the rpsD gene encoding 30S ribosomal protein S4, translating to MARYQGPVCRLCRREGTKLFLKGERCYTDKCAIDKKAYAPGQHGPTRRSKQSEYGMQLREKQKARRIYGVLENQFRRYFREADRKKGITGQTLLRLLETRLDNVVYRMGFAASRAEARQFVNHGHIMVNGKRVNVASYEVKPGDEVVVREKSRDIPRVQELKELAEGYRVPEWLEADHENFTGRVVRYPEREEIDVPVEEHLIVELYSR from the coding sequence ATGGCTCGTTACCAAGGCCCTGTATGTAGGTTATGTAGGCGAGAGGGCACCAAGTTATTTTTAAAAGGCGAAAGGTGCTATACTGATAAATGTGCAATAGATAAAAAGGCTTATGCACCAGGCCAGCACGGTCCTACTAGAAGGAGCAAACAAAGTGAATACGGTATGCAGCTGAGAGAAAAGCAAAAAGCTCGTCGAATTTATGGAGTCCTTGAAAATCAATTTAGAAGATATTTCAGGGAAGCAGATAGGAAAAAAGGTATTACCGGACAAACTTTGTTAAGACTATTAGAAACCAGGTTAGATAATGTTGTTTATCGAATGGGTTTTGCAGCTAGTAGAGCGGAAGCAAGACAGTTTGTAAACCATGGTCATATTATGGTCAATGGCAAAAGAGTTAATGTAGCTTCTTATGAAGTTAAACCTGGTGATGAGGTAGTTGTTAGGGAAAAAAGTCGAGATATTCCAAGAGTACAAGAGCTAAAAGAGCTTGCTGAAGGTTATCGTGTGCCTGAATGGTTAGAGGCAGATCATGAAAACTTTACTGGTCGAGTAGTAAGGTATCCAGAACGAGAAGAAATAGACGTACCTGTGGAAGAGCATCTAATTGTTGAGCTTTATTCCCGTTAA
- a CDS encoding DNA-directed RNA polymerase subunit alpha — MIEIEKPQIECHEMNEESTYGKFVIEPLERGYGTTLGNSLRRILLSSLPGAAVTSVKIDGVLHEFSSIPGVVEDTTEIVLNLKRLALKIHSDENQVLTLEKEGKGPVTAGDIQAGSDVDVINPELHIATLSEDTRLYMEITAKNGRGYVRAERNKEPEQPIGLIPVDSVFTPVTKANFYVDDTRVGQVTDYDRLTLEVWTDGSLKPDEAVSMSAKIMQEHLDLFINLTEKATDMEVMVEKEEDNKEKIMELSIDELDLSVRSYNCLKRAGINTIGELTQKTPEDMMKVRNLGKKSLEEVKNKLTELGLSLKDSKE, encoded by the coding sequence TTGATTGAAATAGAAAAACCTCAGATCGAATGTCATGAGATGAATGAAGAGAGCACTTACGGAAAATTTGTGATAGAACCCTTAGAAAGAGGTTATGGCACAACACTAGGGAATTCATTGAGACGGATTTTATTATCCTCCCTACCTGGAGCTGCCGTTACTTCTGTTAAAATAGATGGTGTTCTACATGAATTTTCTTCAATCCCAGGAGTTGTGGAAGATACTACGGAAATTGTGTTAAATTTGAAAAGACTGGCATTGAAAATTCACTCTGATGAAAATCAGGTGTTAACCTTAGAAAAAGAGGGTAAAGGTCCTGTGACTGCAGGTGATATTCAAGCCGGTTCCGATGTAGATGTAATTAATCCTGAACTTCATATAGCCACACTTTCTGAAGACACTAGACTTTATATGGAAATAACAGCTAAAAATGGAAGAGGATATGTGAGAGCAGAGAGAAACAAAGAACCAGAACAGCCTATTGGGTTGATTCCGGTGGATTCTGTGTTCACACCTGTAACTAAAGCCAACTTCTATGTAGATGATACAAGAGTGGGTCAAGTAACAGACTATGACCGTCTAACCTTAGAAGTTTGGACTGATGGAAGTTTAAAACCTGATGAAGCTGTTAGTATGTCAGCCAAGATAATGCAGGAACACTTAGACTTGTTTATTAATCTGACAGAAAAAGCTACTGATATGGAAGTTATGGTTGAAAAAGAAGAGGACAACAAAGAGAAAATCATGGAACTCAGTATAGACGAACTCGATTTATCTGTCAGGTCATATAACTGTCTAAAACGAGCGGGCATCAATACTATAGGAGAACTGACACAAAAAACGCCCGAAGATATGATGAAAGTAAGGAATCTGGGTAAAAAATCACTAGAAGAAGTTAAGAATAAATTGACGGAGCTAGGCCTGTCATTGAAGGACTCTAAAGAGTAA
- the rplQ gene encoding 50S ribosomal protein L17: MSYKKLKRNKDQRKALLKNLTTAFLRDEKIETTEAKAKEVSRLAEKMITLAKKNTLASRRQALSYLTDEDVVTKLFENIGPKFQERQGGYTRVLKKGPRQGDGAPMAILELVE; this comes from the coding sequence ATGTCTTACAAAAAGCTAAAAAGAAATAAAGACCAGAGAAAAGCCCTCTTAAAAAACCTGACAACTGCTTTTCTGAGGGACGAAAAAATCGAAACTACTGAAGCAAAAGCTAAAGAAGTCAGCAGGCTAGCAGAAAAAATGATTACACTTGCTAAGAAGAATACCCTGGCGTCTCGTAGGCAAGCACTCTCATATCTAACTGATGAAGATGTGGTAACAAAGTTATTTGAAAATATTGGTCCTAAGTTCCAAGAACGCCAGGGAGGCTATACGAGAGTTTTAAAAAAAGGGCCGCGCCAGGGTGATGGTGCTCCCATGGCTATACTGGAACTCGTTGAATAA
- a CDS encoding energy-coupling factor transporter ATPase yields the protein MEKKEKAKQLIELQNVKFSYSQDDDPGQEALKDISLGISRGEFLAVIGKNGSGKSTLAKLLNGLLLPSQGRVLVDNLDTSISDQIWHIRQKAGMVFQNPDNQIVATTVEEDVAFGLENLGVSPDLMKARIAEALKIVGMEQYRDYPPHLLSGGQKQRVAISGIIAMRPEVLILDEPTAMLDPRGRNEVVKTVLKLNQEEKITVVYVTHFMEEVVKADRVIIMDEGQIKYTGTPEEIFSLVDELKETGLEAPQIVELCHELRKEGVEIPNNVLTVESLVRMLC from the coding sequence ATGGAGAAAAAGGAAAAGGCCAAGCAACTTATAGAATTACAAAATGTCAAATTTAGTTATAGCCAGGATGATGATCCAGGCCAAGAAGCTTTAAAAGATATATCTCTAGGCATTTCTAGAGGAGAGTTTTTGGCTGTGATTGGAAAAAACGGTTCGGGTAAATCAACCCTGGCTAAACTATTGAATGGTTTGCTATTACCATCACAGGGACGCGTGTTGGTTGATAATTTGGATACAAGCATATCAGACCAAATTTGGCATATTAGACAAAAAGCCGGTATGGTCTTCCAAAACCCCGATAATCAAATAGTAGCTACAACAGTTGAAGAAGATGTTGCCTTCGGCTTAGAAAACTTAGGTGTCTCACCAGATTTGATGAAGGCTCGAATTGCAGAAGCACTCAAAATAGTAGGCATGGAGCAGTATCGTGATTATCCCCCACACTTATTGAGCGGTGGTCAGAAGCAAAGAGTAGCCATATCAGGAATCATTGCCATGCGTCCAGAAGTTCTAATTTTAGATGAACCTACAGCAATGCTAGATCCTAGAGGAAGAAATGAAGTAGTAAAGACAGTTTTAAAATTAAATCAGGAAGAAAAAATTACTGTTGTTTATGTAACTCACTTTATGGAAGAAGTTGTAAAAGCAGATAGAGTGATTATTATGGATGAAGGGCAAATTAAGTACACAGGTACTCCTGAAGAGATTTTCAGTTTAGTCGATGAATTAAAAGAAACAGGACTTGAAGCCCCACAAATTGTAGAACTTTGCCATGAACTGCGCAAAGAAGGGGTAGAAATCCCTAATAACGTTTTGACAGTGGAATCGCTGGTGAGGATGCTATGTTGA
- a CDS encoding energy-coupling factor transporter ATPase, giving the protein MLIKTDNLSYVYSPGTPMEQKALHDINLTIEKGEFTGIIGHTGSGKSTLIQHFNALLYPTAGRVLIDGIDTAQNKNKLKDIRQKVGLVFQYPEHQLFEETVAEDIAFGPKNLNLSEQEVEERIKSAMETVALPYEEFKDRSPFELSGGQMRRVAIAGVLAMRPEVLIMDEPTAGLDPQGRRAILDQIRSFHKELGLTIILVTHSMEDVARLAERLIVMHQGKIHLDNSPGEIFMKADTLESLGLGVPEVTSLMQTLQKQGYKVPADVFTLERAKQELLPLLQRKWDDGDV; this is encoded by the coding sequence ATGTTGATAAAAACTGACAATTTAAGCTATGTTTATTCGCCAGGAACACCCATGGAACAAAAAGCCCTTCATGATATAAATTTGACCATTGAAAAAGGTGAATTTACTGGAATAATTGGTCACACAGGTAGTGGGAAGTCTACCTTAATCCAGCATTTTAATGCTCTACTTTATCCAACTGCAGGTCGTGTTCTTATTGATGGTATAGATACCGCACAAAACAAAAATAAATTGAAAGATATCAGACAAAAAGTTGGCCTAGTTTTTCAATATCCTGAACATCAATTATTTGAAGAAACAGTTGCAGAAGACATAGCTTTTGGTCCCAAAAATCTAAATCTATCAGAACAAGAAGTAGAAGAGCGAATTAAAAGTGCAATGGAGACTGTTGCTTTACCTTATGAAGAATTTAAGGACCGCTCTCCCTTTGAACTCAGCGGAGGACAAATGCGCAGGGTAGCTATTGCTGGCGTATTAGCCATGAGACCAGAAGTATTGATTATGGATGAACCAACGGCAGGCCTTGACCCTCAAGGACGCAGAGCGATACTTGACCAAATTAGGTCTTTTCATAAAGAACTAGGTCTAACAATCATTTTAGTTACCCATAGTATGGAAGATGTAGCACGCCTGGCTGAACGATTAATCGTAATGCATCAAGGTAAGATCCATCTTGATAATTCACCAGGTGAAATATTCATGAAGGCAGATACTTTAGAAAGTTTGGGACTAGGAGTGCCTGAAGTTACTAGTTTAATGCAAACGTTACAAAAACAAGGTTACAAAGTTCCGGCAGACGTATTTACTCTAGAAAGGGCTAAACAGGAACTGCTGCCTTTGCTGCAAAGAAAGTGGGATGATGGCGATGTTTAA
- a CDS encoding energy-coupling factor transporter transmembrane component T family protein: MFKGVTIGQYLPGESLLHKLDPRVKIILIIFFIAGLFLVNTFVGYGVMGAFVLTTIFGNGLPIKLILKGLRPIFFIITFTFILHSLMTTGGDVLFSIAFLTVESEGVYTGAFMAVRLVLLVLTTSLLTLTTSPIALTDAIEHLLSPFKKIGVPAHELAMMMTIALRFIPTLMEETDKIMKAQKARGADFESGSLWDRAKNLVPLLVPLFISAFKRADELALAMESRCYRGGEGRTRFKQLQTQIRDYFAIIILVTLMAFILYSGI, translated from the coding sequence ATGTTTAAAGGAGTAACTATTGGCCAATATCTTCCAGGAGAGTCCTTGTTACACAAATTGGATCCCAGGGTCAAAATAATCCTGATCATCTTTTTTATTGCTGGTTTATTTTTAGTAAATACCTTTGTGGGATATGGTGTAATGGGTGCATTCGTGCTGACAACAATTTTTGGTAATGGTTTGCCCATTAAGCTGATTTTGAAAGGACTTAGACCAATATTTTTCATCATTACATTTACCTTTATTCTGCACTCTTTAATGACTACGGGCGGGGATGTTTTATTTAGTATAGCTTTTCTAACAGTCGAAAGTGAAGGTGTTTATACTGGAGCTTTTATGGCTGTGAGACTAGTACTTTTAGTTTTAACCACGTCGCTACTGACATTAACTACATCTCCAATAGCTTTGACAGATGCCATTGAGCACCTATTATCACCATTTAAAAAAATCGGGGTACCGGCTCATGAACTCGCCATGATGATGACTATTGCATTGAGATTTATCCCCACTTTGATGGAAGAAACAGATAAAATAATGAAAGCACAAAAAGCTCGGGGCGCTGATTTTGAATCGGGTAGTCTATGGGATAGGGCCAAAAATCTAGTCCCATTACTAGTTCCTTTATTTATTAGTGCTTTTAAAAGGGCGGATGAACTGGCACTAGCCATGGAATCACGTTGTTACCGTGGAGGAGAAGGTAGAACCAGGTTTAAGCAATTACAGACGCAAATTAGAGATTATTTCGCCATAATTATCCTGGTAACTTTAATGGCCTTTATTCTGTATTCAGGAATTTGA
- the truA gene encoding tRNA pseudouridine(38-40) synthase TruA, producing the protein MDNIKLTIAYDGSNYHGYQLQENAVTVQEKLEKALNTVYYPYKITPYSASRTDSGVHAKGQVANFFAPKQIPIHKIPLALNTNLPNDIAIINAEVVGSNFRARRDAIKKEYRYYVYHAPYMDPFWRNYALHYREQNLDYTKLQQAANDFIGKHDFSPFRAIQGSNPSIDPVKEIYEFDIDVNAGEDGNLIIFKVIGNAFLYKMVRILVGTLLQIGNGKLEINAVKKALQTGDRLFVGPTASPQGLVLQQIWYP; encoded by the coding sequence GTGGACAACATTAAGCTTACAATTGCCTATGATGGGTCAAATTATCATGGATATCAATTACAAGAAAATGCAGTTACTGTTCAAGAAAAGCTAGAAAAGGCCTTAAATACAGTTTATTATCCATATAAAATAACCCCTTACAGTGCTTCGAGAACTGATTCGGGAGTACATGCAAAAGGACAGGTAGCCAATTTCTTCGCTCCTAAACAGATCCCAATTCACAAAATTCCTTTAGCTTTAAATACTAACTTACCCAATGACATTGCTATTATTAATGCTGAGGTAGTGGGTTCTAATTTTCGAGCTCGTAGAGATGCTATCAAAAAAGAATATCGTTATTATGTTTACCATGCACCTTATATGGACCCTTTTTGGAGAAATTATGCTTTACATTATCGGGAACAAAATTTGGATTACACAAAACTTCAACAGGCGGCAAATGACTTTATAGGGAAGCATGATTTTTCCCCCTTTAGAGCTATTCAAGGATCAAACCCATCGATTGACCCTGTGAAAGAAATTTATGAATTTGATATCGATGTAAATGCCGGGGAAGATGGTAATTTGATAATTTTTAAAGTAATCGGAAATGCCTTTTTATATAAAATGGTGAGAATACTAGTAGGTACTTTACTACAAATTGGTAATGGAAAACTAGAGATCAATGCAGTCAAAAAGGCACTCCAGACGGGAGACCGTTTGTTTGTAGGGCCAACTGCCAGTCCTCAGGGACTGGTATTACAGCAAATTTGGTATCCTTGA
- the rplM gene encoding 50S ribosomal protein L13, producing MRTTYMAKPHEVERKWYTIDATNKPLGRLASEIAEILRGKHKPTFTPHVDTGDYVIVLNAEKVLLTGKKRTQKHHYRHSGYPGGLKAINYETLLNTKPEKAIELAVKGMLPKNRLGRKMIKKLKVYAGDEHPHQAQQPEPWEG from the coding sequence ATGCGTACCACATATATGGCTAAACCTCACGAAGTCGAAAGAAAATGGTATACTATAGACGCTACTAACAAGCCTTTGGGGAGACTAGCCAGTGAAATAGCTGAAATTTTACGCGGTAAGCACAAACCGACCTTTACTCCCCACGTAGATACAGGGGATTACGTGATTGTATTGAATGCTGAAAAGGTACTGTTAACTGGTAAAAAACGAACTCAAAAGCATCATTACCGTCACTCTGGTTATCCAGGGGGACTGAAAGCGATAAATTATGAAACCCTGTTAAACACCAAACCCGAAAAAGCTATTGAGCTTGCTGTAAAAGGTATGCTTCCTAAGAATCGATTAGGAAGAAAAATGATTAAGAAATTAAAAGTTTACGCAGGGGATGAACATCCTCATCAGGCACAGCAGCCTGAACCTTGGGAAGGGTAA
- the rpsI gene encoding 30S ribosomal protein S9, translating into MAKVQYFGTGRRKTSVARVRLVPGNGKIVVNNKAMDDYFGLETLKAIIKQPLQTVEMEDKFDVLVNVRGGGHSGQAEAIRHGIARALVKADGELRPVLKKEGYLTRDPRMKERKKYGLRKARRAPQFSKR; encoded by the coding sequence GTGGCTAAAGTACAATACTTTGGTACCGGGAGACGAAAAACTTCCGTGGCAAGAGTGAGATTAGTGCCTGGGAACGGGAAAATTGTAGTTAACAATAAAGCGATGGACGATTATTTTGGACTGGAAACTCTAAAAGCAATAATTAAGCAGCCTCTTCAGACCGTAGAAATGGAAGATAAATTTGATGTACTTGTCAATGTTCGCGGTGGTGGACATTCAGGCCAAGCTGAAGCTATCAGACATGGAATTGCAAGGGCATTAGTTAAAGCTGACGGAGAATTACGTCCGGTACTGAAAAAAGAAGGCTATCTAACAAGAGATCCTCGAATGAAGGAGAGGAAGAAATACGGACTTAGAAAAGCCCGTAGAGCGCCTCAATTCTCCAAGAGGTAA
- a CDS encoding chromate transporter → MLLLDLFITFVKIGLFSFGGGYVMIPLIREEIINTKGWLSETVFLDVIAIAEMTPGPIAINSATFVGFQVAGFWGAVVSTLGVITPSIILILISAKFLQKYYHKVQIKNFFAGVRPAVIGLILSAGIVIAQSAVVDLKGLFIAVLVLIIMIVKQPHPILMILVSGVLGLILY, encoded by the coding sequence ATGCTTCTCTTAGATCTTTTTATAACTTTTGTTAAAATTGGATTATTCAGCTTTGGTGGAGGCTATGTGATGATTCCCCTGATTAGGGAAGAGATCATTAATACTAAAGGGTGGCTTTCGGAAACTGTATTTCTGGATGTTATCGCCATTGCTGAAATGACTCCAGGACCTATTGCAATTAATTCGGCTACCTTTGTAGGTTTTCAAGTAGCTGGTTTTTGGGGAGCTGTTGTTTCTACATTGGGTGTTATCACCCCTTCGATTATTTTAATACTTATATCGGCTAAATTCTTACAAAAATACTATCACAAAGTGCAGATAAAAAATTTTTTTGCAGGAGTCAGACCAGCAGTAATAGGTCTTATTCTATCTGCCGGAATCGTAATTGCGCAATCGGCTGTGGTAGATCTGAAAGGTTTATTTATAGCAGTTCTTGTTTTAATTATCATGATAGTTAAACAACCCCATCCAATATTAATGATCCTAGTTTCGGGAGTTTTAGGACTAATACTATATTAA
- a CDS encoding chromate transporter → MIPFSVNNIYLKLFLVFFRLGAFTFGGGYAMLPLIKREIVEKNSWLDEQEFLNTIAITQSIPGALAVNTAIYIGYNIRGYKGAISSLLGVILPSFLIILTIVSFLFRWQDHHVVERVFQGIRPGVVGLIIAAVYKIGKPLLAKNKVAIPIFILALGLALLGVHPIILILSFGLIGVLVYRKGES, encoded by the coding sequence ATGATACCTTTCTCTGTTAATAACATATATTTAAAATTATTTTTAGTTTTTTTTCGTTTGGGTGCTTTCACCTTTGGTGGAGGTTATGCTATGCTCCCTTTAATCAAAAGAGAAATTGTTGAAAAAAATTCATGGCTTGATGAACAAGAATTTTTAAACACTATAGCGATTACTCAGTCTATACCTGGAGCTCTGGCTGTTAATACAGCAATCTATATCGGTTATAATATCAGAGGATATAAAGGTGCTATTTCTTCACTTCTAGGAGTAATATTACCTTCTTTTTTGATCATCTTAACAATAGTAAGTTTTTTGTTTAGATGGCAAGACCATCATGTAGTCGAAAGGGTTTTTCAAGGAATTCGGCCAGGTGTTGTAGGATTAATAATTGCAGCTGTATATAAAATTGGGAAACCACTGTTAGCAAAAAATAAAGTTGCTATTCCCATCTTTATTTTAGCCCTTGGTTTAGCTTTACTTGGAGTGCATCCAATTATATTAATTTTATCATTTGGATTGATAGGGGTACTAGTATATCGTAAAGGAGAGAGTTAA
- a CDS encoding N-acetylmuramoyl-L-alanine amidase: protein MILIMDKNKLVKYVKYSAIICLLILTAIIGFKFLNSRTEVQHGKEINISTDDYTEPFETIENVELPLQGLVIGVDPGHGSYDPGFFTEGVRESDIVLDISLKLRRLLEQGGAEVVMTRETDELMVENDNGTQREELRKRSKLFLNQDVDLYVSIHGNTVASPIWRGAQTFFYPEETEEAEENDNKCKNFNLAICIQDELQRVLANTDRPVRIGNYYILRELSKPGVLVEVGFLSNPHERKLLQDEEYQELIAWSIYLGIIKYHHTDM from the coding sequence TTGATTCTTATAATGGATAAGAATAAACTTGTCAAATATGTGAAATATTCAGCTATAATTTGTTTGTTAATATTAACGGCGATAATTGGATTTAAATTTCTGAACTCCAGAACAGAAGTTCAACATGGTAAGGAAATTAATATATCTACTGATGACTATACCGAACCCTTTGAAACTATCGAAAATGTAGAATTACCTTTACAGGGATTAGTGATTGGAGTGGATCCCGGCCATGGAAGCTATGATCCGGGTTTTTTTACTGAGGGAGTGAGAGAAAGTGATATTGTCCTGGATATTTCATTAAAATTAAGAAGGCTCTTAGAACAAGGCGGAGCAGAAGTTGTTATGACTAGGGAAACTGATGAATTAATGGTGGAAAATGATAATGGAACCCAAAGAGAAGAACTTAGAAAAAGGTCTAAATTATTTTTAAACCAGGATGTAGATTTATATGTAAGTATTCATGGTAATACTGTAGCTAGTCCTATTTGGAGGGGAGCGCAAACTTTTTTCTATCCAGAAGAAACAGAAGAAGCAGAAGAAAACGATAATAAATGTAAAAATTTTAATTTGGCTATTTGCATTCAAGATGAACTGCAGCGTGTATTAGCCAATACAGACAGACCTGTACGAATAGGTAACTATTACATTTTGCGAGAATTATCAAAACCGGGAGTCTTGGTAGAAGTTGGATTCTTATCTAACCCCCACGAGAGGAAATTACTCCAGGATGAAGAATACCAGGAGTTGATTGCCTGGTCCATATATCTCGGTATTATTAAATATCATCATACAGATATGTAA
- a CDS encoding cyclic 2,3-diphosphoglycerate synthase: MGAAGRDFHNYNVYFRDNDDYEVVAMTATQIPNIEGRKYPPELAGDKYPNGIDIYAEEELTNLISKHNIDEVVFSYSDVPHEYVMNKASEVNSAGADFKLMGPNTTMLESEKPVISICAVRTGIGKSQTTRRVCDLLREKGKQVVVIRHPMPYGDLAKQTCQRFADYDDLDKHECTIEEREEYEPHIDRGIIVYAGVDYEKILKEAEKEADVIIWDGGNNDIPFYKPDLHMVLVDPHRPGHELKYYPGESNLRMADVAIVNKIDSASNEGVQEVRHNIEKLAPNATVVEGVSPVFPSDIDQIKDKRVLVVEDGPTLTHGEMTYGAGTLAAQKFGAKEIVDPRPFAVGSIKETFETYTHLGNLLPAMGYGREQMKELEDTINKTECDTVILGTPIDLRRVANIERPAVRIRYELQEMGIPTLEDILKDF; encoded by the coding sequence ATGGGAGCAGCTGGACGAGATTTCCACAATTACAATGTGTATTTTCGCGACAATGATGATTACGAAGTAGTAGCCATGACAGCAACTCAAATTCCAAATATAGAAGGCAGAAAATATCCCCCTGAATTAGCAGGAGACAAATATCCAAATGGAATTGATATCTATGCCGAAGAAGAACTAACCAATCTAATATCTAAGCACAATATTGATGAGGTAGTATTCTCCTATAGTGATGTACCTCATGAATACGTAATGAACAAAGCTTCAGAGGTTAATTCAGCGGGTGCCGATTTCAAATTAATGGGACCTAATACTACAATGCTAGAATCGGAAAAACCCGTAATTTCTATTTGTGCTGTCAGAACTGGAATTGGCAAAAGTCAAACTACTCGCAGAGTCTGTGATCTATTGAGAGAAAAAGGTAAACAAGTGGTGGTAATCAGACATCCAATGCCCTATGGAGACCTGGCCAAGCAAACTTGCCAGCGCTTTGCTGATTATGATGATCTAGACAAACACGAATGCACTATAGAAGAGAGAGAAGAATATGAACCTCACATCGATCGTGGAATAATTGTTTATGCAGGCGTTGATTACGAAAAAATATTAAAAGAAGCTGAAAAAGAAGCTGACGTAATCATTTGGGATGGTGGAAATAACGATATACCATTTTACAAGCCAGATTTACACATGGTATTGGTAGATCCTCATAGACCCGGGCATGAACTAAAATATTATCCCGGAGAATCAAATCTAAGGATGGCTGATGTAGCTATTGTTAACAAAATAGATTCTGCCTCCAATGAAGGAGTACAGGAAGTAAGACATAATATTGAAAAATTAGCACCCAATGCCACAGTAGTTGAAGGAGTATCCCCTGTATTCCCTAGTGATATTGATCAAATTAAAGATAAGCGAGTACTTGTCGTTGAAGATGGACCTACTTTGACCCACGGAGAAATGACTTACGGAGCCGGTACCCTAGCTGCTCAAAAATTCGGAGCTAAAGAAATTGTTGATCCACGACCTTTCGCTGTTGGTAGTATAAAAGAGACATTTGAAACCTATACTCACCTAGGTAATTTATTACCTGCTATGGGTTACGGACGCGAACAAATGAAAGAACTTGAGGATACTATCAATAAAACTGAATGTGATACTGTAATCTTAGGAACTCCTATTGATCTTCGCAGGGTTGCAAATATAGAAAGACCAGCTGTCAGAATTAGATATGAACTTCAGGAAATGGGAATACCAACTCTTGAGGATATATTAAAAGATTTTTAA
- a CDS encoding IS110 family transposase, whose product MKYTQNERINQVKESSLIIGVDIAKAEHVARAQDFRGVEFSKPITFENTRKGFKKFLSWLEVIKQEQAKEEVLVGMEPTGQYWLTLAQFLKQTGIQTILVNPNHVKKSKELDDNSPTKNDIKDAKVIAQLVKDGRYSVPNIPTGIYAELRNGMNLRDRLTDDLRRVKGRIDNWLDRYFPEFSTVFKNWDGKAALLTLKNFPLPKEILGHSEEEIVSCWKREVNRAVGKKRARKLKEAAKNSTGITEGEIMARQELKTLLSQYDALIEELEQVLVQIENILKEIPGAEEMMSIPGVGMVTVAGFLAEVGDLSNYQHPNQIKKLAGLNLKENSSGKHKGETKITKRGRPRLRGLLYRCVIPLVAKNPEFKLLHDYYTTRPENPLKKKQSLVALACRLIRVLFALGTKKTPYNGRMMLKNSSLNLLQDAA is encoded by the coding sequence ATGAAGTATACCCAAAATGAGAGAATTAATCAAGTAAAAGAGTCAAGTTTGATTATCGGAGTAGACATTGCAAAAGCAGAACACGTAGCAAGAGCTCAGGATTTTCGGGGTGTGGAGTTTTCGAAACCAATCACCTTTGAAAACACCAGGAAAGGTTTTAAGAAGTTTTTAAGTTGGCTAGAGGTAATCAAACAAGAACAAGCAAAAGAAGAAGTCTTAGTAGGTATGGAACCTACTGGCCAATACTGGCTGACTCTAGCTCAATTTTTAAAGCAAACAGGTATCCAAACTATTTTAGTAAATCCAAATCACGTAAAAAAGAGCAAAGAACTAGACGACAACTCACCAACTAAAAATGATATTAAAGATGCAAAAGTGATAGCACAGTTAGTAAAAGATGGCCGTTACTCAGTACCCAATATCCCTACAGGAATATATGCAGAACTACGGAATGGGATGAATTTGCGAGATCGGCTAACAGATGACTTAAGGCGTGTAAAAGGTAGGATAGACAATTGGTTAGATCGTTACTTCCCAGAATTCAGCACAGTGTTTAAGAACTGGGATGGAAAAGCAGCACTATTAACCCTAAAAAATTTCCCTTTACCAAAAGAAATATTAGGTCATAGTGAAGAAGAGATAGTAAGTTGCTGGAAACGAGAAGTGAATCGAGCAGTAGGTAAAAAAAGAGCAAGAAAGCTGAAAGAAGCAGCCAAGAATAGTACTGGTATAACAGAAGGCGAAATAATGGCAAGACAAGAATTGAAAACCCTATTGTCGCAGTATGACGCTTTAATAGAAGAGTTAGAACAAGTACTTGTTCAGATAGAAAATATTTTAAAAGAAATTCCAGGAGCAGAAGAAATGATGAGTATTCCTGGAGTAGGGATGGTAACAGTGGCAGGATTTTTGGCTGAAGTGGGTGATCTTTCTAATTATCAACATCCAAATCAAATTAAGAAGCTGGCAGGCTTAAATCTAAAAGAGAACAGTTCAGGTAAGCACAAAGGTGAAACCAAGATAACCAAACGAGGTCGACCTCGTTTGAGAGGACTCTTATATCGCTGCGTGATTCCATTAGTAGCCAAGAATCCTGAATTTAAGTTATTACACGATTATTATACCACAAGGCCAGAAAATCCCTTAAAAAAGAAACAATCGCTTGTAGCATTAGCGTGTAGATTGATCAGAGTTTTGTTTGCCCTAGGTACCAAAAAGACACCTTATAATGGCAGGATGATGTTAAAGAACAGTTCATTAAATTTATTGCAGGATGCTGCATAA